The region AAAAAGCAAATTTAAAAAGATGCTCTCAGCCATGCGCAAGGCGGAAAAGAAAATCGCCCCTGTGTTGAATGTTTTTCACGATCAGGTACTTTACCTGAAGCACAACCTGAACGCACAGGCCATCGCTTCGCTTAAATCAGAGCTAAGCAATCTTGAAACCGACATAGGCAAACTTATCGCGGAAATGCAGCGTTCCATCGATGAAGCCAACGCCTTTATCAAGGATCTTAAAAAACAATAGATTTTCAATCTCTGCCCATTAAACATGAAAAATCCCCGGTACATTCAAGTTCCGGGGATTTTTTTAGCTTGTTAATCTGTTGCGATGCGAAATCGGTCTAGCCGTTTACCACCTGCAACTGTTTTTTTACAAATTCCAATTCATCTTCAGAGCGATTCTCTGCAAGTTCAGCCAAGGCCTGAGCGCAGAATGTAAGCATTACATCTGTATTCAACCCCAACAAAATGGAGCCGTTTGAAACGATACAGGTTTCACCCTGATCTTCCATGAGATATGCTCTCTTCTCGCGTTCTTCACCTTTTCTGAATGCAATGGAATAGCCCGTGCGCCCCTTCTCGGTACTGAAAATTTTTTCAGATACCAACTCCCCACTATCCTCGTTGTAATTGAGGGATTCATTTTCAAGCTTTCCGATAAAGGAAATCTGGCCACCAAAATCATTTTCCAGAGTCACCCTTTTCAGGGCAGCTGACTTTTTCATGATCCTTGTCCACCGATGTTTCTCAAATGGGCAGTTTCAGTTGCTCAGGACCGTCTTTATTCTCCTTTCCTTTCCTGGGAGCCGCCTGCAAACCGGATTCAATATATTCCAGCAGGGAACTTTCCGGCACACGCCACTGGCTGCCGACCTTAATACCCCGAATCTTTCCCTCCTGAATAAGCCTGTAGGCCGTTCTGGAGTGAATTCTCAGCGTTTCGGCAATCTCTCGTACCGTGTATAGCGTAGGCGAGGGAGTCAAAGCCTTGTCCTGATTTTTCAAAATTACACTACGATGTAGTTCTTATGACATTATTTGTCAAAAAATGTCAAAGAAATACACTCCTGCCTATTCTTTTCTGCAACAACACTCCAACAATCATGAAATTATCTGAAATTACAGATTAAATAACTGAATCCCCCCTCAATTAAATGATGTCTGCAATCAATGGCTTCACTTAAAAAAAATTTAATTCATAAAAAAAAGTCCCTCAGGCAGGTGCCTAAGGGACTTTTTTTATGAATCTTGAAAGTAGCTTTAAAATCTCAGTCTGGGATCTCGCGGCCAGTAGCCATTGTAATCGTAACAGAGATAGACTGTGAATTTCCGAGACGGTTTGCCGCGAAATGTCGTCTGGATATGGATGGGCGAGCTCACCCTTTTAAACATTTTCTTCAGGTCTGGACTGGTGTCGGTATGGAATCTCTTGATCACGTAGACAGAATCCCAACCGATCTTATCTAACGGTCCGGGCCAGAGGTCATACTGGTTCATGCGCCTGCTGGTCCATGCACAGTAGGTTCGCGGTTGCCCCGGCACATAAAAAGCCAGTGCAGCGGTCATATCATACTCGTCACTCATGACAAAAACTTTGGATGGATCTTTGAACTGGCTCTTTTCCAAAGCCACTACCTGCTGACCGAGATCGGTCCATCCTTTTAAGCGATGTGTGGGGTTCAGATTATCCGGCAGGGGAACTAGATTCTGAAAATGGAGAACAACAAATATAATAATACTTAAAGTTATCCACAGGGTGCGCAATTTTCCTCTACGTCTCCAGAAGCTTTCAAAAGCAAATCCGGCAATCATTACCCCGCTGACATAAGAAATAACCGCCCAGTTACCCAGTACCTTGGCGTGAAAACTCCAGGCAAAAAAGAACAACCAGACCGGCAGAAAAAAAACGGAGAGCAGCGCACTTTGCCGATAGCTCAGATCCATGAGATTACGGCCCTTCCCTCTAAGTACGAAGAGCAAGGCCGCAAAACCGGCTATGAACATAAACAGCAGCCACCACGGAGTGGCCATGCCGACCTGCTCACCCAAAAAGGGCAGAAAACGATCGAAACGCACCAGATGAGAGGCTTTCTCCCCGGATGCACCGATCAGATAAAGCACATGCTTGTAGCCCACAAAATCATTCTGCATATTCCAGATCAGTGTGGGCAGGAAACCGAGAAAAAGTCCCCCGCAAAGCGACAGGAACAACTTGCGCCAGAAGCCGCGCGGCAACCTTTCACGGCGGCTGAGCAGCAGCCCGTAAATAACGGAAAGTCCGGCAAAGCCCAGCATGGTATATTTCGCCAGAATCCCCAGCCCGAAAAAGAAAGTCATCACCAGAAACGGTTTGGTCCGGGATTCGTTGGAATCACGCTCCAGCCCCGGAGAATGAGGGATCGAAGCCTTATATAATGCGAAGAATGCGCAGCTCCAGCAAAGGATGAAAGGATTATCCGTGGTCATCAGAATTCCGAGAGCCAGATAAACCGGCATGGAATTGTAGATAATCAGGGTCCAGATAGCCGCAGCAGGCCTTTTCCACATTTTGGCCATGCCCCAGTAAATCACTATCTGGGTCAGAAACGAACCTACTACCGATCCGAACCGCACCCCGAATTCAGTATTACCGAAAACCGTGGTCCACAGCTTGATTATCCATGCGATCAGCGGGCCTTTGGAGTAATAGGTAAGCTGCATGTGCCTTGTCCAATCCCAGTACTGGGATTCATCCTGCACAAGATTAAGCTGCCCGGTGCCCAAAAACCAGAGCCTTGCAAAGGTGCTTATACAAATTATTGCTACAGCCCAGATCATGGGCTTGCTTTTAAACGAATCATTCAACGACAACACTTTATGTGACCTCCTTGCGAGGAAACTCATATCCAAGGCTGGTGTATAAAACAACAGCCCGTTTAACTTCTGGTAATAACAAAACAAAGCCCCCGTTAGCAGGGGGCGGATAATTCAGAAAAATTTTCCCTGATTCCGGTGGGGCCGCTTTAAAGCCCCAGCTTTTTAATCCTGTCTTCAGGTTTGATGATCTCAGTGACCCTGAATCCGAAATTTTCATTTATAACAACAAGCTCACCACGCGCTACCAGACGTCCTTCCACGTACATATCCAGCGGTTCCCCGGCAAGCTTGTGCAACTCGATAACAGTACCCTGACCGAACTGTATAATCTCATTAACCAAAAGCTTGGTCCGGCCCATTTCTACCTTGACTTCAAGGGGGATATCCAGAATGCGTTTCAGACTTTGCTCAGCCATTTATATAAACTCCACTAAAAATCGTGATTAACTGAGGTAACAGGATACAGCAAAAAACCGCAAACAACCAGCTTAAGCCAAGTTGATTAATTTCAGTATGTTACTTGACACACTGAACTTTAGGCCCACCCTCTTTCTGCTGTTGCAGAGCAAGAATAGCATCCGCGCTTTCTGAAAACAAATCCAAAGGATGGTGACTGATAACCAGTACCTGAAAACCCAGCCGTTCGGCAATGGTACCGATAAGCTCCATGAACCGGGGAACAAGGTCCGGTCTCAGCCAGCAGTCCTGCTCATCCAGTACCAAAAAAGGACGATGTGCTTCCGGATTAAGTCTCGAAAGAGCAATCAACCGCAGTCCCACAGACAGGATATTGCAGACCGATCCGCCCTGCCCGACCATAATATCTTCCTCTCCGCCCTGATTCAAAATCTGAAAATCCACCTGCAATTTCTTATCACGTATGGACGCGACCGCTTTAACCTCGCGGTCCTGACCCAGAATTTCACGGATAGCATGAGTCAGATTGGTCTCAAGCTCGCTTAGGAGTTCACCGAATAAAGCAGTGGAAAGCTCTTCCAGACGCACAGCAGCTCCCGGTGCCAGCTCCAGAAATTCATCAATTCTGCTCCCCTCTTTGCGCAAAGACAGCCAATCGTCCAAACGAGATGAAGCCTTGGCGCTCAGGCGATCAGCACGACGCTCCAAAGATTCCAATGTGGGAAGATCTGTCATTAATGCCTCCGGCGGTCCTTCGGAGACCAAAGACCCCTTTGAAAAGGGTTCTCTGGACTCCCCTAAACTTTTTGATAGGGCTTCGCCATTTTTATTCGCGTAATTTTGCGTATTCATACACAATAAAAACCATTAAAAATTTTGAGAATTCTTAAACCCTTTTTTCAAAAAGGGGTTAAGCCCTCGGAGAGCCGCCGGAGGCATTAATTATTGCCTTCCAAATTATCCAGACCTTCTTTGATGGACATGATGTGTTCACGGTACTCATTGACCAGCCGTGCGTTTTCCGCTTTTTTTTCTTCCAGAAGTTTAGCCAGTTCCTGCGGATCGCTGGTCCCATATTGAGCCTTTGCTTCTTCTTCAAGAGCGGCAAGCTGGCTGGTGGTGCTGGCAAGTTCCTGCTCAGTACGAATTTTCTTATCATGCAGCCATTTATGCTGCTCTTTGAGAAGAGCCAGTTCCTGTTCAAGACCGTTAGCGGGCTGATTCGCGCCGTTATTCATTCCATTACCCATTGCCATCGGTAACCTCCGTATACAAATCCCAGATAAGTGCACTTTCAGGCTCACCGGGATCGATATTATCCGTTAAAAACTGTTTCAACCCTTCGCCTTCATGGGTCCTTTTCCATGCCAGACGTTCAAGGCCCTGTAGAAATTTTGATTCAGCCGCCGCGCTGTCTTCGGCTGCCGGCGGAAAATCCTGATCCGGGAAAACCTCATAAAAATCGCGATGCGGGATATCCCATTTTTCCAGATCTTCACAATCCGGGGTCCAGATTGATGCCCTCATCTTACGTTCAAGGGCGTAGCGGGAAAAAGTCAGCCGGGTGATGTTTCCGGGATTGGCCCAAGTGGTCATGCCTTTGGTTATCGAATCCCGCGGCCCATGAATATGACCGTTGATGATCCAGTCTATGCCCGGTTTTTCCTTGATGGCGTGTTGTTTTTTCTCACACTCGGGAAAAGAAATATTATGATGGGTCACCCAGATAACTTTAAGATATTTTCCCTCTTCGCGATCAAATTCTTTAGGGATTGGAGTGGAATCCGGAGATGCACCGACCAGCACCATCCCTTGCGGAGTTTCCAGCTCAAATGCCGGACCCTGTTCACTCATGAGCCTAATCACCCCGGCGGCATCAAGCACGGCCATGGAAACATCCGGTGTAAAACGGGCCTGATACTTATCGTGATTGCCAACCAGCACAAAAGGCTTGTAGGGGCCGAACACTCTGATCATATCCACCAGCAATGAATTGCCGTTATCGCGCGGCCAATGGAAAAGATCACCGAGAATAAGTGGGACCATATCCAGCTCTGCGGCACGCTTAAAGCAGGCATCAAGCTTATCCAGCACATCTGCGGCAAAATCACCCAGCCGCTGTCCCGGAGGGGTGGAAGCTATATGCGGGTCTCCGATAAAAAAAAGACCGTTACCCTGTACTTTTTCAAGACTCATGGCTGTCCCCAATCAATTTGTGTGCATCCAGCTCACCGCCGCAAAGCGGGCAATTACCGATCTCGGCCAGCCGTTCTTCGATCTGCTGTTTAAGTTCTGTTTCAGACTGTTCCAGCTTACTCAAATCCTTTTGCGCATCCACCTGCGCGTTGCCCAAGGAATTTAAATTGTTCATAACCTGCATAAGCGGCTTTAAATCTTGAAGCTCAGGAGGATCGACCAAAGGCTTCAGGACTTCGGATCGATGTAAAATTTTATCCCTGAGAGAACAGCTGCGGTTAACATTGCTGATGATTGTGGATAGGACCGACAGATCTTCAATTTGCGGCGGAGAGAGAAGCGATTCCAGAATCTTACGCCTTACGGATTGATTTTTTTTCGCAAAAGATAATTGGTTTTGCCGCGCAAGGTCCGCTTCCAGCTTCTGCACCGGGAAAAGATCCGGCGGAGCTTGTAATCCACTTAAAAATTCTGCCCCTGCTTTCAAAATCTGCCCGTGCCTGCGCAGATTTTCCAGACCGGAAAGCGCCCTCTCCAACGGACCGGAAGGAAAAAGATCCGGCGTGTCTTTCAAACTGGATAATTTTTCCGACCGCTTAGCCAGTGTCTCTTTATGGCTTCCAAGTTCATTCTTGCGGTTTATTAACCCTTCAACCACCGGAATCTCTTTATCAAGTTCATCCAGCCGGTCTTTGATTTCGCGGACATTTTCAAGCTCCAGATTCACATCCGGCAGGGCTTGCAAGCCGTCCAGCTCCAGCTTTATCTCGTCCATTTTCTGCTGCTGGAATTTCTTTTCGCGCTTGGCTGTGCGGACCCGGTTTTTAAGCTCGGTCTGCATAGCCAGTAAATGCGATGCTTCCGAAGATGACGCAAAAAACTGAGCCGCGACAGATGAAGGCTGATCGAGCAGAAAAATAGGATTACGCTGGTTGCCGATATGTACATCCAGCGACTTGCCACCCTCCAACGGGACCTGATTAAGTCTCAGAATGTTCAAAATATCTTCCGGGGTATTGCGCCCGAATTTAGCGTACACTTCCCATTCTTCTTCGCCGGGGCGCAGCACTTCGTACCATGCTGTAGCCTTCTTGCGGATCCATGCCACACGCACACCGTCGTCCATTTCAAGCTCAACACGGGCCTTCTTGGCTCCGTGCCTGATAAAATGTTTGGGCAGCGGATTGGTAGCAATACAGCGCAACGCCTCAACAATAGAAGATTTTCCACTGTTGTTGGGACCGGTCAGCACGGTCATGCCCGGGCCGAGTTCAATCTCGGTTTCCGCATGGGCTAAAAAATTTTTTAATAAGATTTTTTTAATCATTGGTGCCTTCGGCGACCAGAGGGGGGAAACTTTTATTAAGCTTCGCTCTGTTATTTAACAAAAAGATAGCAATTCAAAATATACACATTGACGGGTTAACCCAAAATTAAAACTATTAAAAGTTTTGGGATTCTTAAACCCTTTTGACAAAAAGGCTTTAAACCGCAGGAGGCCAATTACTTTGCAATGAAAGGGCAGTATTCAATTGAAGAAGAGGTTAAGGAGTTATCTTTCTCGAATAAAATTACAGGCGCTTCCATAATCAGTCCCGGCTTACCGCCTTTCACTGCTTCAATCATTACGACCTTTGACGGTGAGTCAAAACGTCCGTGGATAAATTTCATGCGCTTGGGTTCAAGCTTGTGGCTGGTGAAGGAACGTATCAACTCGGCCAGCCGTTCGGCAAGAAAGACGAAACAGACCCGACCCCGGTTGCGAACCATGCGCGAGGCCGTGGCGACAAATGCATCAAGATCGCAATCAACCTCAAAACGAGCCTTGTTGCGGGATTCGTCAGGACAGGCTTTTCCCCGGCCCTCGCCGCGATAGGGAGGGTTGGAAATTACCAGATCATAACTCCCGGCAGGCGCAAAATCAGGTATGCAAACGTTCCCCTGCACTATGCCGACTTCCTCGTTAAAGCCCAACTTACGCACATTATCCTCAGCAGCCGCAACCATTTCCGGGTTAATTTCAAGTCCGGTTACGGTCAGTTCCTTATCTGGATGGCACAGCATAATCCCCAGTGGGATAACCCCGCAGCCGGTACCAAGATCGAGAATTCTGGTTCTCTTAGACACGGAAACAAAACAACTGATCAGTAAAGAATCCGTGGAAAATCTAAAACCGCTTTCCGGCTGCACAAGTCCACGGGGAAAATAATTACGGGCTTCTTCAAACATAAGAATAAACCAAAACTAATAAAAGGTTTTGGGATTCTTAAACCCTTTTGCAAAAGGGTTTAAGCCGCCGGAGGCAAAATTTATCCATCGAAAATCGCAAAGCGCATCAAATCCGTCTTCGTAACGCACCGATTAACATCCGGGCATCCTCTGACTTCAAAAGCAGTGCCCCGAATCCATAGACAGCAATCCAGACCGGAATAAGCGCGAACCATAAAATATCGTAGCGCGAACTGTACCACGCCCCTGCGCCGATTAACGCACTAAGCAGCACGCTTTTCATAACGCTTCCAAACGGCATCGGGAAAAGGCCCATTCTGCGTCCCATGATAATTGATAACAGAAGACAGTTAAGCATAGACGACAGGGATACAGCCAAAGCAAGACCTACATGTGCGATATACTGCATAAGCAGATATCCCGCCCCCACATTCACGAACAGGCAAAGAATCGCAACCTTGACCGGAGTCCGGGTGTCTTCCTGCGCATAAAAAGCGGAAACCAAAGGACGGGACATAGCGATAAACGGCAGACCTATGCCGTAAGCCATCAATGCCTGTGCTGTTGCCGTTACCGCTTTAACATCAAAAGCACCGCGCTCAAAAAGCAGACTGATCAAAGGTCCCGCAAGGGAAACCAAACCGGCCATAGCCGGCAGGGAAATAAACAGGATCAAGCCCACACTCTGCTTAAGTGTCTGGGCGAAATCATCATGCCGCCCTTCCACATGAAGCTTTGCCAGACTGGGCAGGGCCGCCGTACCGACAGCGATACCGAATACGCCTAGCGGGAACTGCACCAGCCGGTCAGCATAATATAAATATGAAACCGACCCGACAGGTAAAAATGAAGCCAGCAAAGTACCCAGAACCACATTGATCTGGTAAACCGCCGCACCCAATACAGTGGGCAGCATCAGTTTGCCCATACGTTTTACACCGGGATTATCCAGCTCAGCCCTGCCGCGCCAGTTCAGCCCCATACGCTTGAGGTAAGGCTGTTGCAGCAACCATTGCAGCAATCCGCCAATGAGCACTCCCCAAGCCATAAACAGAGCCACGCTGTTTCCGGTAAAATAACCGATAAGCGCCGATCCGATCAGAGCGATATTGAGCATACAGGGAGCCAGTGCCGGAGCCAGGAAATGCCCGGTACTGTTCAGTATGCCCATGCAGAGCGCAACACCGCAAATGAAAATAACATAAGGGAAACAAACTCTTACCAGATTGACAGTAAGAGACATCAATTCCGGGTTATCCCCGAAACCGGGGGCAATGAGAAGAACCAGATATTTAGCGCCCACCATCGCCAACACGGTTAAAGCACCAAGAATGATCAGCAGCCAGAGCATGGCCGATCTTGCCATTTCAAAAGATGCTTCCTCGCCCTGTTCCTTGCGAACCCGGCTGAAAACAGGGACGAAAGCCATGGTCAAAGACCCTTCCCCGAACAGTCGGCGCAAAAGGTTCGGGATACGGAAAGCCACAAAAAAAGCGTCCGCAGGGAGCCCTGCGCCAAGCGCGAACGCAACAATAAGGTCCCTGACAAAACCAAGGACCCTTGAAAGCAACGTCGCCCCCGCCACAACAGAAGCATTGCGAACTATTTTACTGGATTCTGCGGTCATATTTGGATGCCTCCGGCGGCTGGGGAAGGGAAATTTTTGCAAAAGTTTCCCTTCCCCAGACCCCATCCCTTCAAAACCTTTTCATAAGGCTTCGCCGCTTAAGACGAAGTTTTTCCGAAATATTAATAATTTTTCCCCTTGAAAAAAATCCCCAAACCAACTCATTTTTAGGGGGATAGAGGGAGGGGAGCCTAAGGCATACTAATCATTCATTTTCTGGCAATTGCTGCAAAAAGTGGACGAACGTCCCGCTACAGTGGCACCTTCAAATCTTTTACCGCAATCGGGACATGCTTCGCCTTTTTTGCCGTACACTTTAAAGCTGTTTTGGAATCCTCCGGCATCTCCGCCCGCGTCTACATAATCACGGATAGAGCTTCCGTTTTCCTGAATGGCCTGTTTGAGCACATTTTGCAATTCAGTGAAAAGTTTTACCAGAGATTCTTTAGAGAGATCGGATGCTTTTGCCTTGGGATGAATACCGGAACGAAACAGGGATTCGTCAGCATAAATGTTACCGCATCCGGCCACTACAGACTGGTTGAGCAGCAGTCCTTTAATCTGGGCCTTACGACCGGAGATACGTTCGGCAAGCTCTTCTGCGCTAACTTCCAGCGGTTCGGGACCGAGGTTTTTATAAAAAGACCATTCCTGCAATTCTTCATTGTTCAGGGCACGCACTTCACCAAATTTACGGGTATCGTGAAATTCAATTGATCCTCCGTCGGTTAAGCCGAAGACAATACGTGTATGAGGCTCGGGAGTGGTCGGCCCCTCGTGCGAAAGAACACGCCCCGTCATCTTAAGATGAAAAGTAATGTGCATCTCTTCGCCGAG is a window of Maridesulfovibrio sp. DNA encoding:
- a CDS encoding helix-turn-helix domain-containing protein, which produces MKNQDKALTPSPTLYTVREIAETLRIHSRTAYRLIQEGKIRGIKVGSQWRVPESSLLEYIESGLQAAPRKGKENKDGPEQLKLPI
- a CDS encoding glycosyltransferase family 39 protein → MLSLNDSFKSKPMIWAVAIICISTFARLWFLGTGQLNLVQDESQYWDWTRHMQLTYYSKGPLIAWIIKLWTTVFGNTEFGVRFGSVVGSFLTQIVIYWGMAKMWKRPAAAIWTLIIYNSMPVYLALGILMTTDNPFILCWSCAFFALYKASIPHSPGLERDSNESRTKPFLVMTFFFGLGILAKYTMLGFAGLSVIYGLLLSRRERLPRGFWRKLFLSLCGGLFLGFLPTLIWNMQNDFVGYKHVLYLIGASGEKASHLVRFDRFLPFLGEQVGMATPWWLLFMFIAGFAALLFVLRGKGRNLMDLSYRQSALLSVFFLPVWLFFFAWSFHAKVLGNWAVISYVSGVMIAGFAFESFWRRRGKLRTLWITLSIIIFVVLHFQNLVPLPDNLNPTHRLKGWTDLGQQVVALEKSQFKDPSKVFVMSDEYDMTAALAFYVPGQPRTYCAWTSRRMNQYDLWPGPLDKIGWDSVYVIKRFHTDTSPDLKKMFKRVSSPIHIQTTFRGKPSRKFTVYLCYDYNGYWPRDPRLRF
- a CDS encoding metallophosphoesterase, whose translation is MSLEKVQGNGLFFIGDPHIASTPPGQRLGDFAADVLDKLDACFKRAAELDMVPLILGDLFHWPRDNGNSLLVDMIRVFGPYKPFVLVGNHDKYQARFTPDVSMAVLDAAGVIRLMSEQGPAFELETPQGMVLVGASPDSTPIPKEFDREEGKYLKVIWVTHHNISFPECEKKQHAIKEKPGIDWIINGHIHGPRDSITKGMTTWANPGNITRLTFSRYALERKMRASIWTPDCEDLEKWDIPHRDFYEVFPDQDFPPAAEDSAAAESKFLQGLERLAWKRTHEGEGLKQFLTDNIDPGEPESALIWDLYTEVTDGNG
- a CDS encoding AAA family ATPase, producing the protein MIKKILLKNFLAHAETEIELGPGMTVLTGPNNSGKSSIVEALRCIATNPLPKHFIRHGAKKARVELEMDDGVRVAWIRKKATAWYEVLRPGEEEWEVYAKFGRNTPEDILNILRLNQVPLEGGKSLDVHIGNQRNPIFLLDQPSSVAAQFFASSSEASHLLAMQTELKNRVRTAKREKKFQQQKMDEIKLELDGLQALPDVNLELENVREIKDRLDELDKEIPVVEGLINRKNELGSHKETLAKRSEKLSSLKDTPDLFPSGPLERALSGLENLRRHGQILKAGAEFLSGLQAPPDLFPVQKLEADLARQNQLSFAKKNQSVRRKILESLLSPPQIEDLSVLSTIISNVNRSCSLRDKILHRSEVLKPLVDPPELQDLKPLMQVMNNLNSLGNAQVDAQKDLSKLEQSETELKQQIEERLAEIGNCPLCGGELDAHKLIGDSHES
- a CDS encoding methyltransferase, which produces MFEEARNYFPRGLVQPESGFRFSTDSLLISCFVSVSKRTRILDLGTGCGVIPLGIMLCHPDKELTVTGLEINPEMVAAAEDNVRKLGFNEEVGIVQGNVCIPDFAPAGSYDLVISNPPYRGEGRGKACPDESRNKARFEVDCDLDAFVATASRMVRNRGRVCFVFLAERLAELIRSFTSHKLEPKRMKFIHGRFDSPSKVVMIEAVKGGKPGLIMEAPVILFEKDNSLTSSSIEYCPFIAK
- the murJ gene encoding murein biosynthesis integral membrane protein MurJ, encoding MTAESSKIVRNASVVAGATLLSRVLGFVRDLIVAFALGAGLPADAFFVAFRIPNLLRRLFGEGSLTMAFVPVFSRVRKEQGEEASFEMARSAMLWLLIILGALTVLAMVGAKYLVLLIAPGFGDNPELMSLTVNLVRVCFPYVIFICGVALCMGILNSTGHFLAPALAPCMLNIALIGSALIGYFTGNSVALFMAWGVLIGGLLQWLLQQPYLKRMGLNWRGRAELDNPGVKRMGKLMLPTVLGAAVYQINVVLGTLLASFLPVGSVSYLYYADRLVQFPLGVFGIAVGTAALPSLAKLHVEGRHDDFAQTLKQSVGLILFISLPAMAGLVSLAGPLISLLFERGAFDVKAVTATAQALMAYGIGLPFIAMSRPLVSAFYAQEDTRTPVKVAILCLFVNVGAGYLLMQYIAHVGLALAVSLSSMLNCLLLSIIMGRRMGLFPMPFGSVMKSVLLSALIGAGAWYSSRYDILWFALIPVWIAVYGFGALLLKSEDARMLIGALRRRI
- the mutM gene encoding bifunctional DNA-formamidopyrimidine glycosylase/DNA-(apurinic or apyrimidinic site) lyase, with the translated sequence MPELPEVEVISRGLAASLEGKTIESVKILNHSSVKMPWYLFSSRVAGEKITRVHRRAKLLILDLGEEMHITFHLKMTGRVLSHEGPTTPEPHTRIVFGLTDGGSIEFHDTRKFGEVRALNNEELQEWSFYKNLGPEPLEVSAEELAERISGRKAQIKGLLLNQSVVAGCGNIYADESLFRSGIHPKAKASDLSKESLVKLFTELQNVLKQAIQENGSSIRDYVDAGGDAGGFQNSFKVYGKKGEACPDCGKRFEGATVAGRSSTFCSNCQKMND